In Dermacentor albipictus isolate Rhodes 1998 colony chromosome 6, USDA_Dalb.pri_finalv2, whole genome shotgun sequence, the following proteins share a genomic window:
- the LOC135908291 gene encoding uncharacterized protein, whose protein sequence is MDNKEATMQSTGQLGQMESFDVTASDWTAYKERLTSFLIVNKVPDSDKVHAFLSIIGPPTYGLLKSLTAPDLPSAKSFEQLKSILDAHLAPVPSIIGERAKFYRRTQHEGEPLPEYVAELRKLSQTCQFGASLDEALRDRFVCGLLREDVQRVLFTEGDRLTFSRAVDRALAMEAARKNVAEARVMESLATQLHKVEDDSREAHADLYEVQARAGKPLLVCYRCGSPSHTHAVCPHINDTCFKCSKKGHIQRACRSSNRQSHDGYKKKRSLKTLKVVTQEPTISISKQGSASRAPIFVKLNINDAPVEMELDTGAAVSIMPFKQFKKRLPSTSCRSTGVTLRTYTGALVRPCGVAVVNVQHSGRTAQLPLYLVDQAGPPLLGREWLHTLRLDWDSIWGLNYISRGQPKWMPAVVMAQTGPVSFKVRVSTPSGCLEWRRHKNQLLQSTTVPAENVVQDDEFSVGPPSDLGSGSAAENSVEGDGFAVGPHSDPGSGQAFSVPPASVSLSPPTSQADTARGDDDRRCPIRNRRPPDRFQAGT, encoded by the exons ATGGATAACAAAGAAGCGACAATGCAGTCGACTGGACAGCTTGGCCAGATGGAGTCATTTGATGTTACCGCAAGTGACTGGACGGCATACAAGGAGAGGTTGACATCTTTTCTGATTGTCAACAAGGTTCCTGACAGCGACAAGGTGCACGCATTCCTCAGCATCATCGGCCCGCCAACGTATGGGCTGCTGAAGTCGTTGACGGCGCCTGACCTGCCGTCGGCTAAAAGTTTCGAACAGCTGAAGAGCATCTTGGACGCCCACCTGGCCCCAGTGCCGTCCATAATCGGCGAAAGAGCCAAGTTTTACCGCAGAACACAGCATGAAGGTGAGCCGCTGCCGGAATATGTTGCCGAACTTCGCAAGTTGTCTCAGACCTGCCAGTTTGGAGCCAGTTTAGACGAAGCGCTGCGGGATCGTTTCGTGTGCGGACTGCTCCGTGAGGACGTGCAGCGAGTACTTTTTACCGAGGGCGACAGATTGACGTTCTCGAGAGCAGTGGACCGCGCTCTGGCCATGGAAGCAGCCCGGAAGAATGTCGCCGAGGCTCGAGTCATGGAATCATtggccacacagctgcacaaaGTTGAAGACGATAGTAGAGAGGCACATGCTGATCTGTACGAGGTGCAAGCGAGAGCTGGTAAGCCGCTACTAGTTTGTTACCGCTGCGGTTCCCCGAGCCACACTCATGCAGTATGCCCTCACATTAACGATACCTGTTTTAAGTGTTCGAAGAAAGGACACATTCAAAGAGCCTGTCGGAGCAGCAACAGGCAATCTCATGACGGGTATAAGAAAAAACGGAGCCTGAAAACGCTAAAAGTTgtgacacaggagccgactatcAGCATTTCCAAACAAGGGTCTGCCAGCCGCGCTCCCATTTTTGTTAAACTCAACATAAATGATGCACCGGTAGAAATGGAACTCGACACGGGAGCTGCAGTGTCAATCATGCCTTTCAAGCAGTTCAAGAAGCGGCTTCCTTCTACCAGCTGCCGATCAACGGGCGTCACCCTACGCACCTATACCGGAGCACTCGTCCGACCTTGTGGCGTCGCGGTTGTCAACGTGCAGCATAGTGGACGGACGGCGCAGCTGCCGCTCTACCTCGTCGACCAAGCAGGACCACCACTGCTAGGACGAGAATGGCTACACACACTACGTCTGGACTGGGACAGTATTTGGGGTCTGAACTACATCTCAAG GGGACAGCCAAAATGGATGCCAGCAGTAGTAATGGCCCAGACTGGACCAGTGTCTTTCAAGGTTCGTGTATCAACCCCTTCAGGATGCTTGGAGTGGCGGCGTCACAAGAACCAGTTGCTTCAAAGCACGACCGTGCCTGCGGAAAACGTCGTTCAAGACGACGAGTTCTCCGTGGGGCCACCCAGCGACCTCGGATCGGGATCAGCTGCGGAAAACTCCGTTGAAGGCGATGGGTTCGCCGTGGGGCCACACAGCGACCCCGGATCGGGACAAGCCTTTTCAGTACCACCAGCTAGTGTTTCTCTCTCACCACCGACGTCGCAGGCTGACACTGCACGGGGTGACGATGATCGACGCTGCCCAATTCGAAATCGTCGACCACCAGATAGGTTCCAAGCAGGAACGTGA